A genomic segment from Gorilla gorilla gorilla isolate KB3781 chromosome 3, NHGRI_mGorGor1-v2.1_pri, whole genome shotgun sequence encodes:
- the NAAA gene encoding N-acylethanolamine-hydrolyzing acid amidase isoform X4 — protein sequence MRGGDGRCRRSGLPVTGAGGSCAGPTSSDRGPAPAPPPPRLTRAPTAAAGLQVAAVGARAMRTADREARPGLLSLLLLLAGAGLSAASPPAAPRFNVSLDSAPELRWLPVLRHYDLDLVRAAMAQVIGDRVPKWVHVLIGKVVLELEHFLPQPFTGEIRGMCDFMNLSLADCLLVNLAYESSAFCTSIVAQDSRGHIYHGRNLDYPFGNILRKLTVDVQFLKNGQIAFTGTTFIGYVGLWTGQSPHKFTVSGDERDKGWWWENAIAALFRRHIPVSWLIRATLNESENFEAAVSKLAKTPLIADVYYIVGGTSPREGVVITRSRDGPADIWPLDPLNGAWFRVETNYDHWKPAPKEDDRRTSAIKALNATGQANLSLEALFQVLSVVPVYNNEQEEPIR from the exons ATGCGCGGCGGGGACGGGAGGTGTCGCCGCTCCGGCTTGCCGGTGACAGGGGCGGGCGGGTCGTGCGCGGGCCCCACCTCCAGCGATCGCggcccagccccagctcctcctcctccacggCTTACCCGGGCTCCGACAGCGGCTGCAGGTCTCCAAGTTGCGGCCGTTGGAGCCCGAGCCATGCGGACCGCGGACCGGGAGGCGCGCCCGGGGCTTCtgtccctgctgctgctgctggccggGGCCGGGCTGTCAGCCGCCTCGCCCCCAGCAGCGCCGCGCTTCAACGTGAGCCTGGACTCGGCCCCCGAGCTGCGCTGGCTGCCCGTGCTGCGGCACTACGACTTGGACTTGGTGCGCGCCGCGATGGCGCAAGTCATCGG GGACAGAGTCCCCAAGTGGGTGCACGTGTTAATCGGAAAAGTGGTCCTGGAGCTGGAGCACTTCCTGCCCCAGCCCTTCACCGGCGAGATCCGCGGCATGTGTGACTTCATGAACCTCAGCCTGGCGGACTGCCTTCTGGTCAACCTGGCCTACGAGTCCTCCGC ATTCTGCACCAGTATTGTGGCTCAAGACTCCAGGGGCCACATTTACCATGGTCGGAATTTGGATTATCCTTTTGGGAATATCTTACGCAAGCTGACAGTGGATGTGCAATTCTTAAAGAATGGGCAG ATTGCATTCACAGGAACTACTTTTATTGGCTATGTAGGATTATGGACTGGCCAGAGCCCACACAAGTTTACAGTTTCTGGTGATGAACGAG ATAAAGGCTGGTGGTGGGAGAATGCTATCGCTGCCCTGTTTCGGAGACACATTCCCGTCAGCTGGCTGATCCGCGCT ACCCTGAATGAGTCAGAAAACTTCGAAGCAGCTGTTAGCAAGTTGGCCAAGACTCCTCTTATTGCTGATGTTTATTACATTGTTGGTGGCACGTCACCCCGGGAGGGGGTGGTCATCACAAGGAGCAGAGATGGCCCAGCAGACATTTGGCCTCTAGATCCTTTGAATGGAGC GTGGTTCCGAGTTGAGACAAATTACGACCACTGGAAGCCAGCACCCAAGGAAGATGACCGGAG AACATCTGCCATCAAGGCCCTTAATGCTACGGGACAAGCAAACCTCAGCCTGGAGGCACTTTTCCAG GTTTTGTCGGTGGTTCCAGTTTATAACAA
- the NAAA gene encoding N-acylethanolamine-hydrolyzing acid amidase isoform X2, which translates to MRGGDGRCRRSGLPVTGAGGSCAGPTSSDRGPAPAPPPPRLTRAPTAAAGLQVAAVGARAMRTADREARPGLLSLLLLLAGAGLSAASPPAAPRFNVSLDSAPELRWLPVLRHYDLDLVRAAMAQVIGDRVPKWVHVLIGKVVLELEHFLPQPFTGEIRGMCDFMNLSLADCLLVNLAYESSAFCTSIVAQDSRGHIYHGRNLDYPFGNILRKLTVDVQFLKNGQIAFTGTTFIGYVGLWTGQSPHKFTVSGDERDKGWWWENAIAALFRRHIPVSWLIRATLNESENFEAAVSKLAKTPLIADVYYIVGGTSPREGVVITRSRDGPADIWPLDPLNGAWFRVETNYDHWKPAPKEDDRRTSAIKALNATGQANLSLEALFQVLSVVPVYNNLTIYTTVMSAGSPDKYMTRIRNPSRK; encoded by the exons ATGCGCGGCGGGGACGGGAGGTGTCGCCGCTCCGGCTTGCCGGTGACAGGGGCGGGCGGGTCGTGCGCGGGCCCCACCTCCAGCGATCGCggcccagccccagctcctcctcctccacggCTTACCCGGGCTCCGACAGCGGCTGCAGGTCTCCAAGTTGCGGCCGTTGGAGCCCGAGCCATGCGGACCGCGGACCGGGAGGCGCGCCCGGGGCTTCtgtccctgctgctgctgctggccggGGCCGGGCTGTCAGCCGCCTCGCCCCCAGCAGCGCCGCGCTTCAACGTGAGCCTGGACTCGGCCCCCGAGCTGCGCTGGCTGCCCGTGCTGCGGCACTACGACTTGGACTTGGTGCGCGCCGCGATGGCGCAAGTCATCGG GGACAGAGTCCCCAAGTGGGTGCACGTGTTAATCGGAAAAGTGGTCCTGGAGCTGGAGCACTTCCTGCCCCAGCCCTTCACCGGCGAGATCCGCGGCATGTGTGACTTCATGAACCTCAGCCTGGCGGACTGCCTTCTGGTCAACCTGGCCTACGAGTCCTCCGC ATTCTGCACCAGTATTGTGGCTCAAGACTCCAGGGGCCACATTTACCATGGTCGGAATTTGGATTATCCTTTTGGGAATATCTTACGCAAGCTGACAGTGGATGTGCAATTCTTAAAGAATGGGCAG ATTGCATTCACAGGAACTACTTTTATTGGCTATGTAGGATTATGGACTGGCCAGAGCCCACACAAGTTTACAGTTTCTGGTGATGAACGAG ATAAAGGCTGGTGGTGGGAGAATGCTATCGCTGCCCTGTTTCGGAGACACATTCCCGTCAGCTGGCTGATCCGCGCT ACCCTGAATGAGTCAGAAAACTTCGAAGCAGCTGTTAGCAAGTTGGCCAAGACTCCTCTTATTGCTGATGTTTATTACATTGTTGGTGGCACGTCACCCCGGGAGGGGGTGGTCATCACAAGGAGCAGAGATGGCCCAGCAGACATTTGGCCTCTAGATCCTTTGAATGGAGC GTGGTTCCGAGTTGAGACAAATTACGACCACTGGAAGCCAGCACCCAAGGAAGATGACCGGAG AACATCTGCCATCAAGGCCCTTAATGCTACGGGACAAGCAAACCTCAGCCTGGAGGCACTTTTCCAG GTTTTGTCGGTGGTTCCAGTTTATAACAA
- the NAAA gene encoding N-acylethanolamine-hydrolyzing acid amidase isoform X3, whose product MRGGDGRCRRSGLPVTGAGGSCAGPTSSDRGPAPAPPPPRLTRAPTAAAGLQVAAVGARAMRTADREARPGLLSLLLLLAGAGLSAASPPAAPRFNVSLDSAPELRWLPVLRHYDLDLVRAAMAQVIGDRVPKWVHVLIGKVVLELEHFLPQPFTGEIRGMCDFMNLSLADCLLVNLAYESSAFCTSIVAQDSRGHIYHGRNLDYPFGNILRKLTVDVQFLKNGQIAFTGTTFIGYVGLWTGQSPHKFTVSGDERDKGWWWENAIAALFRRHIPVSWLIRATLNESENFEAAVSKLAKTPLIADVYYIVGGTSPREGVVITRSRDGPADIWPLDPLNGAWFRVETNYDHWKPAPKEDDRRTSAIKALNATGQANLSLEALFQVLSVVPVYNNESRPGAVAHACNPSPLGGQGGWIT is encoded by the exons ATGCGCGGCGGGGACGGGAGGTGTCGCCGCTCCGGCTTGCCGGTGACAGGGGCGGGCGGGTCGTGCGCGGGCCCCACCTCCAGCGATCGCggcccagccccagctcctcctcctccacggCTTACCCGGGCTCCGACAGCGGCTGCAGGTCTCCAAGTTGCGGCCGTTGGAGCCCGAGCCATGCGGACCGCGGACCGGGAGGCGCGCCCGGGGCTTCtgtccctgctgctgctgctggccggGGCCGGGCTGTCAGCCGCCTCGCCCCCAGCAGCGCCGCGCTTCAACGTGAGCCTGGACTCGGCCCCCGAGCTGCGCTGGCTGCCCGTGCTGCGGCACTACGACTTGGACTTGGTGCGCGCCGCGATGGCGCAAGTCATCGG GGACAGAGTCCCCAAGTGGGTGCACGTGTTAATCGGAAAAGTGGTCCTGGAGCTGGAGCACTTCCTGCCCCAGCCCTTCACCGGCGAGATCCGCGGCATGTGTGACTTCATGAACCTCAGCCTGGCGGACTGCCTTCTGGTCAACCTGGCCTACGAGTCCTCCGC ATTCTGCACCAGTATTGTGGCTCAAGACTCCAGGGGCCACATTTACCATGGTCGGAATTTGGATTATCCTTTTGGGAATATCTTACGCAAGCTGACAGTGGATGTGCAATTCTTAAAGAATGGGCAG ATTGCATTCACAGGAACTACTTTTATTGGCTATGTAGGATTATGGACTGGCCAGAGCCCACACAAGTTTACAGTTTCTGGTGATGAACGAG ATAAAGGCTGGTGGTGGGAGAATGCTATCGCTGCCCTGTTTCGGAGACACATTCCCGTCAGCTGGCTGATCCGCGCT ACCCTGAATGAGTCAGAAAACTTCGAAGCAGCTGTTAGCAAGTTGGCCAAGACTCCTCTTATTGCTGATGTTTATTACATTGTTGGTGGCACGTCACCCCGGGAGGGGGTGGTCATCACAAGGAGCAGAGATGGCCCAGCAGACATTTGGCCTCTAGATCCTTTGAATGGAGC GTGGTTCCGAGTTGAGACAAATTACGACCACTGGAAGCCAGCACCCAAGGAAGATGACCGGAG AACATCTGCCATCAAGGCCCTTAATGCTACGGGACAAGCAAACCTCAGCCTGGAGGCACTTTTCCAG GTTTTGTCGGTGGTTCCAGTTTATAACAA
- the NAAA gene encoding N-acylethanolamine-hydrolyzing acid amidase isoform X5 — MRGGDGRCRRSGLPVTGAGGSCAGPTSSDRGPAPAPPPPRLTRAPTAAAGLQVAAVGARAMRTADREARPGLLSLLLLLAGAGLSAASPPAAPRFNVSLDSAPELRWLPVLRHYDLDLVRAAMAQVIGDRVPKWVHVLIGKVVLELEHFLPQPFTGEIRGMCDFMNLSLADCLLVNLAYESSAFCTSIVAQDSRGHIYHGRNLDYPFGNILRKLTVDVQFLKNGQIAFTGTTFIGYVGLWTGQSPHKFTVSGDERDKGWWWENAIAALFRRHIPVSWLIRATLNESENFEAAVSKLAKTPLIADVYYIVGGTSPREGVVITRSRDGPADIWPLDPLNGAWFRVETNYDHWKPAPKEDDRRTSAIKALNATGQANLSLEALFQVLSVVPVYNK; from the exons ATGCGCGGCGGGGACGGGAGGTGTCGCCGCTCCGGCTTGCCGGTGACAGGGGCGGGCGGGTCGTGCGCGGGCCCCACCTCCAGCGATCGCggcccagccccagctcctcctcctccacggCTTACCCGGGCTCCGACAGCGGCTGCAGGTCTCCAAGTTGCGGCCGTTGGAGCCCGAGCCATGCGGACCGCGGACCGGGAGGCGCGCCCGGGGCTTCtgtccctgctgctgctgctggccggGGCCGGGCTGTCAGCCGCCTCGCCCCCAGCAGCGCCGCGCTTCAACGTGAGCCTGGACTCGGCCCCCGAGCTGCGCTGGCTGCCCGTGCTGCGGCACTACGACTTGGACTTGGTGCGCGCCGCGATGGCGCAAGTCATCGG GGACAGAGTCCCCAAGTGGGTGCACGTGTTAATCGGAAAAGTGGTCCTGGAGCTGGAGCACTTCCTGCCCCAGCCCTTCACCGGCGAGATCCGCGGCATGTGTGACTTCATGAACCTCAGCCTGGCGGACTGCCTTCTGGTCAACCTGGCCTACGAGTCCTCCGC ATTCTGCACCAGTATTGTGGCTCAAGACTCCAGGGGCCACATTTACCATGGTCGGAATTTGGATTATCCTTTTGGGAATATCTTACGCAAGCTGACAGTGGATGTGCAATTCTTAAAGAATGGGCAG ATTGCATTCACAGGAACTACTTTTATTGGCTATGTAGGATTATGGACTGGCCAGAGCCCACACAAGTTTACAGTTTCTGGTGATGAACGAG ATAAAGGCTGGTGGTGGGAGAATGCTATCGCTGCCCTGTTTCGGAGACACATTCCCGTCAGCTGGCTGATCCGCGCT ACCCTGAATGAGTCAGAAAACTTCGAAGCAGCTGTTAGCAAGTTGGCCAAGACTCCTCTTATTGCTGATGTTTATTACATTGTTGGTGGCACGTCACCCCGGGAGGGGGTGGTCATCACAAGGAGCAGAGATGGCCCAGCAGACATTTGGCCTCTAGATCCTTTGAATGGAGC GTGGTTCCGAGTTGAGACAAATTACGACCACTGGAAGCCAGCACCCAAGGAAGATGACCGGAG AACATCTGCCATCAAGGCCCTTAATGCTACGGGACAAGCAAACCTCAGCCTGGAGGCACTTTTCCAG GTTTTGTCGGTGGTTCCAGTTTATAACAA